The genomic window TGACTTTTGCATGATCTTTCAAGTTAAACGTTGGCACCTGTTTTGTATTAATGCATTTATGGAATGTCATGGAAGTGAATGGTAAAACAACATTTGTTTATAAATGTATTTTAACATAATCAAAGTAAATACTTGGAAAAATACGATTCGTCAAAGTTTTCTAGGTTTGACTGTTCAAAACCAGGCGAGTATTCAGAAACgtagtactccttccgtcccaaaataagtgtctcgagcttagtataactttgtactagagctagtacaaaggtaagacaattattttgggacggagggagtaataaattaGGGAAGATTCTACAAGAGATGTAAGTAGGATCCAAGTATGATGTGTCGACTATTAGTGAAATCCTCCAGCCTATTAAACTTGATAGCATTTGTATGCGTACGCAATGCATGTTTCTAGCAATATATATTGATAAAAAATATACTTAAGAACATATAAAATGTAAATGTTTCTGTTCTTTTCTCGTGAAATACTTCAAAGAACAAATATATGGATTGAGCTAAATCAAAACCCAGAAAACCTGTAATCAAGAAGCAATTAATGAGGTTGATTAGGAATTAACTATACCCTAGGTGTGTGGTTAAGTAAAATGGAACGTCCAAGTACAGTGTGAGCTGTTGATGAGAGATTTGATGGTTTAGATCAAGAGTATCCACAACTTTTGCAAGAAGCACCGACAAGTGGCCTCGTTTATGCTGCACCTTGTTTTTTACAGAAACAGTTGTGCTATAACTGAAACTTCAAAGTCCCATCCATGATCAAAGATGAGAACATACTCTCCTAAACACTGACATGGGCACACAATTTCAATACCGAAAAAGGGGAGCACAATAGAATTACCTCTGTGGAATTTCCAAGGTTTCCCATTTTCCAGATTTCTTCATTATCTTTACCTTTGCAAGGTGAGCAATATTCCTGTTATCCAGTGGAAGGCATCCAAGAATGATGTGAGCCGAATGCAATGTCATTAAGAAACCTTGACTATTAGCCAAATGGAATACTAATAAGAAACCTTGACTATTTGTTCAAATGTAAAAGTATTGAGTTTgtgacgaacattttttaaaaaatccCATACCCTAGTTAGTGCCAAACAAGTAATTACCGTGACATTGGATGGCTTAAAGAGGCACAGAACCATCCTTGTGTGCATGCCAGCTTCAAATACTGTTTCTGCACAACagatccaaaagaggttggtttcaAGAGAGAAACTAAAAGCAGGCAGTGAATGCAAAAATAAAGTGAAAGAAATTGCACAGATGCTTAGTTGACCTGATTAGACAACTGATTCTTGAATTTCTCTGGGTGCAATTTCCTCTGAGAATGAAATGCATAAGACACTTGTGCATCCATTCCTGTGACAGTATGAAAGTTTCTTTCAGCTTTTGGCCATCTTCTAAAAAAAGAACGATCCTCCTCATCGATTTCCTTTAAAGAAACCGGTACAGAACAAGATTCTTACAGGAATTAAGCAAATAAAAAAGGCAAAAGCAGTTCAACTTGATGCTAATTATTACGCAAAAAGCAGCCAAAAGTATGATCCCTCAAGGGTCTACAGCAAACAGCAAGTAAACATAAGCCTTTGGCTATTTAGCTAAACAACCTTTTGTTCTTCTCTTTCTGCTCAATTTTGTAAAAGAACAAGAATCGATTAAAAAATCAATCACCAACATATAAAATACACTTAGAAAAAGAAAACTCACCCATACTGAAATAATTCCAAAACCCTCCACGATATGTGTAAGAATATTCCTggaacaaataaaaaaataaggtTATGCACATACTATGGGAACTCACATGATTTATAAGGTTCATTTTATCTTCTTCAATAGTTGACATTCCCAATTCAATTTACAGATGGGGAAACATATGGAGCAAGTACACTGAGGTTTTTTAACATCCACGAAAGAAACATTATAACTAAGTCACATTTATGGATTTAAAATGTATAGATTATTTTGAAAACCTAGCGACTATTATAGAAAAGTATCAGACCACAAGCAAGAAGTTATAGTTTCAGCAGGAACGCTCTGGTCATCTTTGTTAGATACTCCCTCAGTTCACTTttataagtcatttcagacaactaaAAATAGGCTGCTTTGCAtgctgtctgaaatgtcttcaaggacttataaaagtgaacagagggagtaacaaCTATTTCAGATATTTGTCTAAACTATCACACTCACACAACAAATATGTATAATGAAGGTTATGATGGTGTTCTTTTCTGAAAATTCATAACAGCCTACCAGAAAACAAACTCATTTGAAAAGAAGAACACAACAACTAAGTTAACACAAAATTATGAATAGGTGAGTTATACATAAAACTAATCCACATATTCAGTAGTTACCATATCTTCTGGATCTGTCTTTGGCACACGGTGAAATGCATGCAGAGAATGCGGCAAATCAGAAGGAGCAATTGGATCGCAAGGAGAACGTTTTGGGCATTTCATTCTCATAACAGTATGCCAGCTGAAACAGTGTAGTTATAACAATGTTAGATAACATCCAGATGAAGATCACATACAGAAGTATCGTGAAAACTGTAGAAAAGAAACCGACCTATCAATGTTTATCTCTCTTGCTTCTTTTACCAACTTTAGGAAGGATATGACAGATTCACGATCTGTGCCAGGATTTCTCTTGCCCTGCAAACCAATTTCGCGCTACTATTGAGTTGACAGCACATCATATAAAGTATTGTACAGTATAGCAACTAACACATATAGATGACATCACAAAAGGCAAGTTAACGAGGAGTGCCTTAATGCCCACCAGAAGAAAGATTGTCTATCTAAGTTCAAAATGGAAAATGCCACGGATCTATGGCACTAACATCAACTACTTAAGTTGAAGATGACAACACTTTTTTTAACCAAAGATGGTAAATTTCGTTTACGCACTGCAAAAAGGATAAATATTTAAATCAAACGTTTTAGGTCATACTGTCGAGTAAAAGCAGGTCTAACAGATAAGGCTCATGCAAGTATAACACGCTGCGGTAGTATAAGAAGATCCATCAGGAACAAGATTGTTTCAGTTAACTACTTCCGAAGTACATACCCATCCAAAAGAATATGGCAGGTTATTTCCAGTTCCAAGGGGAACTGTAGCGACGGGAGGTGGATGAACTAGCTTGAGATCAGATACAACTCCAAGCAACCAACCGGCTGTTCCATCGCCTCCAGCAACCTAATTAAATTTCCATGATAATAATATGTAAGTTCAGCCTGTTCAAACAACGAACACGAAATATGATGGTCAAAACATTAGCAGGATATTTGGAGAGCAATGCCTATCTGCACTCACTATTAGCCTCAATCTCCTAAGGATTTCAGAAGCAAGAGTATCCCCATCACGCTTGAGCCTTTCCACGTTGCTGTATAGTTTGTGTAAGACTTTGTCTGGAGTTTCATCAAGTAGATCAAACACCTGCAATTCAGAAATTTAGAAATTGCCCCAAATCAATATATTTATCTCTGGCGGTAAAAATGCATGGGTACTGTAATAATGAACAAGTACATCTTGTAAACTTGAAAATATGTACCTGAGCATGATTGAGAAGCTTGCGATATGTGACAAGTAAATTATGTCCAAGTTGCCCGCCACTTCGGGTGTTGATAAAAACAATAACTGGACAGCTGGGTATGTGAGAAACTTGCTCCACCGAGGACTCTGGCATGAAGATATAGGTCGGAATGTAGAATTCTTTCAGCATGTTATTTTTCTCGAAACTGTTCTCCATTTGAGCTTGCTACCTGCAATGTTAATGCATCATCATTACAACAGTATTAGGACCACGCATCATTTGCATGGCAATTAATGTAATAACTAGCCCCTTGCCCCACTTGTGGTTCTGCGGGTCAAATTTTATAAGTAACTTTCAGATTTAAATTGGGCACATATTTTGCTGAAACAGACGCTGCACTGCGTTAATTTGCTCGGCACAACTAAAAATCAACTTTAAAAATCATGGGTGCAGTTCTGTCTTGGTAAGGTCTTGCACGCACCCTTTGTATTCAAATAAATAAATGGTTTGAAGGTGATAATATCATGTAACTACTGTATGATGACTGAGATTCGGCAAAACTTGTGTAGTTTCAGCTGCTTGGACGTCGCTTATATCAGGTAAGACCTTCAGTTTCTGTGTGACAAGGACATAGCCCTTCCAGTGAAGGAGATAGATGAGGGGTCCCTGTCATCCTTGGAACGAATCATTGCAGTGTTAATTACGTATCAATTAATGTCACCGTACAATTGACGATCTGGAATAATCGAAGCAAACGAGCCACCAATGGTCCCAAATCATCATTCGTATAATGCCCGAATGGAAAACTGTAAAGCTGACGCAAGTTTCACGCAGCGACTTGAAGTTACAAAACAGAGTGGTGCTAACTATTAGTAGTGGTAAATTTGGACAGTAAAAACAAATCAAAGATTTCAATATGTTGAAAAAATGTGAAGATCCAGAGTTATAGCACAAGCATAACCCATGATTCAATCCCTATCGTCTCAGCAAACAAAGAAACCTATAGACTGAAGGGATGCATAATTTGCCTGAACTGTCTCAAAACTGGGATTTGTGTGTGTTATCCGTGTCATGCAAATGTAATTGGGGGGACGGTGAGCCTCATAATTCGAAAGGGGAAAAGGAACAAAACTGGAAGCACGGATGACACGTTCGAGCTGCAAATCAAATTCACTGACGTATCGTGGATAGAAGAAACAAGAAACACTGGTTATTAGCAAAGGGAAAAAAATAGTGTGCTATGACAAAATAACGCAACCCTTAAAAATAGTGTGCTATGACAAAAATAGTGTGCTATAGCGATTGTACACTAATTTCATTTACTAGCAAGACATTGCTCATGCTAATTAAATCAGTGGATACTGGCAAGatacaacatgaagaagaagaaattGACCCGAATCACAAACAGGATACGGGAAAAAGATACGGTAATCGCGGAGCACCGAGCCAATAACCAAGCAACAAAAAAATGCATGCAGATGAAGGAACGGCACTGCATTCCGATTTTGGTAATAACAAGGCATTAAAAGACCCTTTCCAAAAAAAGACAGGCGCGTTTACCCGGCCGAATCCTAGGAACCCCGAAATTCCCGCTTGGTACCATATCAGGAAAGCAAACCAAGCAAGCAATTCTACATGGACACAACGACGCAAGATCAATTAATAACCGGAGGAGCCTCTATCACTCTGTCTCTCACCTGCGCGAAGAAGGCGAATCGCTTGAAGGAACCGCAGTGGACGGCACCGAAAGAAAGAAGGGGCTGGGCGTGGCAGTGTGGAACGTCGGAAGCCACCAGGAGCGTCGGCGGCCGGAGGAGGAATATGATTCCTCCCCTCCC from Triticum aestivum cultivar Chinese Spring chromosome 3B, IWGSC CS RefSeq v2.1, whole genome shotgun sequence includes these protein-coding regions:
- the LOC123071015 gene encoding diacylglycerol kinase 5, with the protein product MENSFEKNNMLKEFYIPTYIFMPESSVEQVSHIPSCPVIVFINTRSGGQLGHNLLVTYRKLLNHAQVFDLLDETPDKVLHKLYSNVERLKRDGDTLASEILRRLRLIVAGGDGTAGWLLGVVSDLKLVHPPPVATVPLGTGNNLPYSFGWGKRNPGTDRESVISFLKLVKEAREINIDSWHTVMRMKCPKRSPCDPIAPSDLPHSLHAFHRVPKTDPEDMEYSYTYRGGFWNYFSMGMDAQVSYAFHSQRKLHPEKFKNQLSNQKQYLKLACTQGWFCASLSHPMSRNIAHLAKVKIMKKSGKWETLEIPQSIRSIVCLNLPSFSGGLNPWGTPSKRKQRKRDLVLPPLVDDGLLEIVGFKDAWHGLVLLSPKGHGTRLAQAHRVRFKFHRGATDHAYMRIDGEPWKQPLPQEDDGKVVVEISHAGQVKMLATKDCIAKGINDSPGMATACTDSSSSDDSDDDFTEERRNFGAALSFRYMNDVKKTVEA